The following are encoded together in the Pristis pectinata isolate sPriPec2 chromosome 31, sPriPec2.1.pri, whole genome shotgun sequence genome:
- the ubl5 gene encoding ubiquitin-like protein 5, whose product MIEIICNDRLGKKVRVKCNPDDTIKDLKKLIAAQTGTKWDKLVLKKWYTIFKNHVQLEDYEIHDGMNLELYYQ is encoded by the exons ATGATTGAGATAATTTGCAATGACCGTTTGGGAAAGAAGGTGCGCGTGAAGTGCAA CCCTGACGACACCATAAAAGATCTGAAGAAATTGATAGCTGCACAAACTGGAACAAAATGGGACAAGCTCGTCTTGAAGAAATG GTACACCATTTTCAAGAATCACGTTCAGTTGGAGGACT ATGAGATCCACGATGGAATGAACTTGGAGCTCTATTACCAGTAA